A single region of the Massilia sp. erpn genome encodes:
- a CDS encoding BPSS1780 family membrane protein, with translation MTKLPALTGWHWVKDGFALFRQQPGGMFIPFLGYLLCQVAVLILPQPLGLLVALLLPAVSIGFMQACADIEQGKRVLPAVIQSGFRKPAFPKLVVLGVLHLVAILIAVIVVFATNGELVDQLRNADPAAPQIQMSNGMAASILLGFVVYIPAAMGLFFSGPLIYWKQMSVGKAVFFSFFAVLRAWRPCIVFLLSWAGIAMVVSLVRIALLGMGTLGALLMQIPVMIVALVLQCSLYVSYRQIFGSPAAPAEETRLPV, from the coding sequence ATGACTAAACTGCCCGCACTCACCGGATGGCATTGGGTTAAAGACGGCTTCGCGCTGTTCCGCCAGCAACCCGGCGGCATGTTCATACCTTTCCTCGGCTATCTGCTGTGCCAGGTGGCCGTGCTGATCCTGCCCCAGCCTCTGGGACTGCTGGTGGCCCTGCTGCTGCCGGCCGTGTCGATCGGCTTCATGCAAGCCTGTGCCGACATCGAACAGGGCAAGCGCGTGCTGCCGGCCGTGATCCAGAGCGGCTTCCGCAAGCCAGCCTTCCCCAAGCTGGTGGTGCTGGGCGTGCTGCACCTGGTGGCCATCCTGATCGCCGTCATCGTCGTCTTCGCCACCAACGGCGAACTGGTGGACCAGCTGCGCAATGCCGATCCGGCCGCGCCGCAGATCCAGATGAGCAACGGCATGGCCGCCTCCATCCTGCTCGGCTTCGTGGTGTATATCCCGGCCGCCATGGGCCTGTTCTTCAGCGGCCCGCTGATTTACTGGAAGCAGATGTCGGTCGGGAAGGCCGTCTTCTTCAGCTTCTTCGCCGTGCTGCGCGCCTGGCGTCCCTGCATCGTCTTCCTGCTCAGCTGGGCCGGCATCGCCATGGTGGTCAGCCTGGTGCGCATCGCCCTGCTCGGCATGGGCACCCTCGGCGCCCTGCTGATGCAGATTCCCGTGATGATCGTGGCCCTGGTGCTGCAGTGTTCGCTCTACGTCAGCTACCGCCAGATCTTCGGCAGTCCGGCTGCGCCAGCGGAAGAAACGAGGCTCCCGGTATAA